Proteins co-encoded in one Actinomycetes bacterium genomic window:
- a CDS encoding DUF5320 domain-containing protein, producing the protein MPGFDGTGPAGMGPMTGRGDGYCVMPAGFIPARPNLQVNITGNRSPVYRLYGPGLRRGRFWQARAPIRSGRRGRR; encoded by the coding sequence ATGCCAGGTTTTGATGGAACAGGACCAGCAGGAATGGGTCCCATGACTGGAAGAGGTGACGGTTATTGTGTTATGCCTGCTGGGTTTATCCCGGCCAGACCTAACCTACAGGTAAATATTACCGGAAACAGGTCGCCAGTATATAGGTTGTATGGCCCAGGATTAAGAAGGGGAAGGTTTTGGCAGGCAAGAGCACCTATAAGATCAGGCCGTAGAGGCAGAAGATAA
- a CDS encoding DUF5320 domain-containing protein: MPRGDGTGPAGMGPMTGRSAGYCAGYNVAGFMNPSGGRGYAGRPMGGSGRGRGHRNAYYATGLPFWARYPAPPAGAAPYYGTEAGPEDETEQLKQHADALKQQLDDIQARMDELGKSKKEE, encoded by the coding sequence ATGCCAAGAGGAGATGGAACAGGACCAGCAGGAATGGGTCCCATGACCGGAAGATCAGCAGGATATTGTGCCGGATACAATGTAGCCGGTTTTATGAATCCTTCCGGCGGAAGAGGTTATGCAGGAAGGCCGATGGGAGGATCTGGACGAGGCAGAGGACACAGAAATGCCTATTATGCTACCGGGCTTCCTTTCTGGGCCAGGTATCCGGCACCGCCGGCAGGAGCTGCGCCCTACTATGGGACTGAAGCTGGGCCTGAAGATGAAACCGAGCAGCTTAAACAGCATGCGGATGCATTAAAACAGCAGCTGGATGACATACAGGCCAGAATGGATGAATTGGGCAAATCCAAAAAAGAAGAGTAA
- a CDS encoding Mrp/NBP35 family ATP-binding protein — protein MNNIDQDSQLTENLSQIKRKFMVFSGKGGVGKTTVAVNLAYSLMSKGNKVGLLDIDIHGPNVIKVLGLEKEKLTGSGQKIKPIEVFSHMKVMSTASLLETEDSPVIWRGPLKMKIIRQFLTDVQWGKLDYLIIDSPPGTGDEPLSIAQLMPDITGGIVVTTPQKIATMDARKSIRFAQQLKLPYIGVVENMSGFLCPHCGKRIDIFKTGGGQEIAKELGVDFLGRIPYDPKVMSLSDEGHVYLKDYKNGTQVSEAYSHISNKIIELF, from the coding sequence ATGAACAATATCGACCAGGACAGCCAGTTAACTGAGAATCTTTCACAGATAAAAAGAAAATTTATGGTTTTCAGCGGCAAGGGGGGAGTAGGCAAAACTACGGTAGCGGTTAATCTGGCCTATTCCCTGATGTCCAAGGGAAACAAGGTGGGACTTCTGGACATAGACATACATGGGCCTAATGTAATAAAGGTTCTGGGTCTGGAAAAAGAAAAGCTTACCGGCAGCGGCCAGAAAATAAAGCCCATTGAAGTCTTTTCCCATATGAAAGTAATGAGTACAGCTTCATTGTTGGAGACCGAAGACAGCCCGGTTATCTGGAGGGGCCCGTTAAAGATGAAGATTATCCGGCAATTTTTAACTGATGTCCAATGGGGAAAACTTGATTATTTGATCATTGATTCACCGCCGGGAACCGGAGATGAGCCTCTCTCCATTGCCCAGCTGATGCCCGATATTACCGGAGGTATTGTAGTTACCACTCCCCAGAAAATCGCTACTATGGATGCCAGAAAGAGCATAAGGTTTGCCCAGCAGCTTAAACTTCCCTATATAGGAGTAGTGGAGAACATGTCAGGTTTTCTCTGTCCCCATTGCGGAAAGAGGATAGATATATTTAAGACCGGCGGCGGACAGGAGATTGCCAAAGAACTGGGCGTGGATTTCCTGGGAAGAATACCTTATGATCCCAAAGTTATGTCCCTGAGCGATGAAGGGCATGTCTATCTAAAAGACTATAAAAACGGTACCCAGGTAAGTGAAGCCTACAGCCATATATCCAATAAAATAATTGAATTATTTTAA
- a CDS encoding flavin reductase family protein has protein sequence MKKEFDATTAAYPLPVVLVSTHDEQGNNNIMTAAWTTNVSRKNPCIAVSMGKDKLSFKNVEKTGDFVVNICGHKWLEQVDICGETHGQDVDKFTIAGFTAVHASMVGAKLISECPINMECRLKQAYAIDTGNMVVGEIVKVHIDDEILDAEGNIDYGRLDPIVYAQKTYYKLGKAVARRGFSQTDG, from the coding sequence TTGAAAAAAGAATTTGATGCAACTACTGCAGCCTACCCTCTGCCGGTGGTGCTGGTAAGCACCCATGACGAACAGGGTAATAATAATATTATGACTGCAGCCTGGACTACTAATGTAAGCAGAAAAAATCCATGTATCGCTGTATCCATGGGAAAAGATAAGCTATCTTTCAAAAATGTTGAAAAAACAGGAGATTTCGTGGTTAATATCTGTGGCCATAAATGGCTGGAACAGGTGGATATCTGCGGCGAAACCCATGGCCAGGATGTAGATAAATTTACCATAGCTGGATTTACTGCTGTTCATGCCAGTATGGTAGGGGCAAAGCTCATATCTGAATGTCCCATAAATATGGAGTGCAGGTTAAAACAGGCTTATGCCATAGATACAGGTAATATGGTTGTGGGGGAGATAGTAAAAGTGCACATTGATGATGAAATCCTGGACGCTGAAGGAAATATTGATTATGGCAGACTGGATCCCATAGTATATGCCCAGAAAACATACTATAAATTAGGAAAGGCAGTAGCCAGGAGAGGTTTTTCTCAAACAGATGGCTAA
- a CDS encoding MBL fold metallo-hydrolase: MANRESISITILVENCVGLAGLKAEHGLSVLIETDGQRFLFDCGQTNQLQENASNLGLSLHNLDAVILSHGHYDHSGGLMSIIGKNPGIRVYGHPAVFEKKYISMDGSYRYIGMQYKKEDYEKAGAKFMLSEKSQQIGEEIYSCGFIPRTTEFEQVSPSFFKKVGKNYIEDDIPDDNCLVVQQGKKNILFLGCTHSGIINTLKHVSKTWNMSGFLMVAGGMHLVDKSRQYVENVLGKMEEFNIDKVMPLHCSGLNHLGLFSQYFGSSLNYGSTGKIMRF, from the coding sequence ATGGCTAACCGGGAAAGTATAAGTATAACTATACTGGTGGAAAACTGTGTTGGTCTGGCCGGACTGAAAGCAGAACATGGCCTTTCTGTGCTAATAGAAACCGATGGCCAGAGATTTCTATTTGATTGCGGCCAGACCAATCAACTACAGGAAAATGCAAGCAACCTGGGTCTCAGCCTGCATAATCTCGATGCGGTCATTTTAAGCCATGGCCACTACGACCATAGTGGTGGGCTAATGTCGATAATAGGCAAAAATCCGGGCATAAGGGTATATGGCCACCCGGCTGTTTTTGAAAAAAAATATATAAGTATGGATGGTTCCTACCGTTATATAGGTATGCAGTACAAAAAAGAAGATTATGAAAAAGCGGGAGCTAAATTTATGTTATCGGAGAAAAGCCAGCAAATAGGAGAGGAGATATACAGTTGCGGCTTTATACCCAGAACCACAGAATTTGAGCAGGTCAGCCCCTCTTTTTTTAAAAAAGTTGGCAAAAATTATATTGAAGATGATATACCTGATGATAACTGTCTGGTAGTCCAGCAGGGAAAGAAAAATATTCTGTTTTTGGGCTGTACCCACAGTGGAATTATTAATACCTTAAAACATGTTAGCAAGACCTGGAACATGAGCGGTTTCCTTATGGTAGCAGGCGGCATGCATCTGGTAGATAAAAGCAGGCAGTATGTGGAAAACGTCCTGGGTAAAATGGAAGAATTTAATATAGATAAAGTAATGCCCCTGCATTGCAGTGGACTTAACCATCTGGGACTTTTTAGCCAGTACTTCGGATCCAGCCTGAATTATGGCAGCACCGGAAAAATAATGAGGTTTTAA
- a CDS encoding radical SAM protein, protein MFYGPVLSRRFGYSLGVDIIPFKVCVYNCIYCQLGPTTEKTTSRKRYLDIDLDEFGKDLNKKIKEFPYTDYVTFSGSGEPTLNSDIDRLIEAAKLNSLVPVVVLTSGGTLGLEGVAEDLKNADIVKVSLDACSQEMLEKINCPAEGVRLEKNMEGIKRLINISDASIWLEIMIMAGINDDMVSAKKFKDIIEDFRQGIEKIHLNTAVRPSGKGYMRLPERKRLEQIKDVLGQKAEIIGKVNYGKYSSNLVQTEQEIEKLIKRRPVTIADISSALGINRNEAIKICDKLMSEEKIDYSTSKNEKYYIKPRIL, encoded by the coding sequence ATGTTTTACGGACCGGTTTTATCACGCAGATTTGGTTACTCTTTGGGAGTAGATATTATACCCTTTAAGGTATGTGTTTATAACTGTATTTACTGCCAGCTGGGACCGACTACCGAAAAGACTACCAGCAGGAAAAGGTATCTGGATATAGATTTAGATGAATTTGGAAAGGATTTAAATAAGAAGATTAAAGAATTTCCCTATACTGATTATGTAACCTTTTCCGGATCAGGGGAACCTACCTTAAACAGCGATATAGACAGGCTGATAGAAGCAGCAAAGCTAAACAGCTTGGTACCGGTAGTAGTGCTTACCAGTGGGGGAACTCTGGGGCTGGAGGGAGTGGCAGAAGACCTAAAGAATGCTGATATAGTAAAGGTCTCCCTGGATGCCTGCAGCCAGGAAATGCTGGAAAAAATAAACTGTCCTGCGGAAGGGGTCCGGCTTGAGAAAAATATGGAAGGAATCAAAAGATTAATCAATATATCTGATGCCAGCATCTGGCTTGAAATAATGATAATGGCAGGTATAAATGATGATATGGTAAGTGCCAAAAAATTTAAGGACATTATTGAAGATTTTAGACAGGGCATTGAAAAAATTCACTTAAATACAGCAGTAAGGCCATCGGGAAAGGGCTATATGAGACTGCCCGAAAGAAAAAGGCTGGAACAGATCAAAGATGTTTTGGGCCAGAAAGCAGAGATAATTGGCAAAGTAAACTATGGGAAATACAGCAGCAACCTGGTCCAGACGGAACAGGAAATAGAAAAACTTATAAAAAGAAGGCCGGTTACCATAGCCGACATATCTTCTGCTCTGGGGATAAATAGAAATGAAGCTATTAAAATTTGTGACAAATTGATGTCCGAGGAAAAAATAGATTATAGCACAAGCAAAAATGAAAAATATTATATTAAACCAAGAATACTGTAA
- a CDS encoding IS110 family transposase, with product MKAKKKAKLDLIGDDTLVVGIDIGKRNHYCRFINVRGYEIGKGFSFSNNRDGMEKIISKIEEAKIQNNLAKAVIGMEPSGHYWKAAAHYLSRNGYKLTLVNPYHIKRIKEIEDNSQTKTDPKDSLLIAKLVRDGDFFDPNLAGGVYAELRRMYRLRLKVSKSLVQEKTKLKILLDEYFPEYEGLFCDILGATSEYIIDNYFLPEIVAKENILSLTGKIKMISRGKIGAYKVLKLIECARSSIGINTGIDAAVLEKTYILKDILSLKLKLDHLNKKLKYYLDRIECSKYLLSIPGVGIVTAAGFLGEVGDISKYKSAKEIIKMAGLNLVEISSGIKKGKKKISKRGNNRLRCLLYQCAIVAISKNSQLKRYYCYQAEIKNKMKMVIAVQCKLARIMFALLKHKKYYDPEEVLKSMVAQEVA from the coding sequence ATGAAGGCCAAGAAAAAAGCCAAACTGGATTTAATTGGTGATGACACATTAGTAGTTGGAATCGATATAGGAAAGAGGAACCATTACTGCCGGTTTATTAATGTAAGAGGTTATGAGATAGGTAAAGGATTTAGTTTTTCTAACAATAGAGATGGTATGGAAAAGATAATATCTAAAATTGAAGAAGCAAAAATACAAAACAACCTGGCCAAAGCTGTAATAGGTATGGAACCCTCGGGCCATTACTGGAAAGCCGCGGCCCATTATCTATCCAGAAATGGATACAAGTTAACTCTGGTAAATCCATATCATATAAAAAGGATAAAAGAAATAGAGGATAACAGCCAGACTAAAACAGACCCCAAGGATAGCCTCCTTATTGCAAAACTTGTAAGAGACGGGGACTTCTTTGATCCTAACCTGGCAGGTGGCGTCTATGCGGAACTTAGAAGAATGTACAGGTTAAGACTTAAGGTCAGTAAATCCCTGGTACAGGAAAAGACAAAATTAAAAATACTGCTGGACGAATATTTTCCTGAATACGAAGGCTTATTTTGTGATATATTAGGGGCAACTTCAGAGTACATAATAGATAACTATTTTCTCCCAGAGATTGTAGCTAAGGAAAATATCCTATCCCTTACAGGAAAGATTAAAATGATAAGCAGAGGCAAGATAGGTGCTTATAAGGTACTAAAACTCATAGAATGTGCCAGGAGCTCCATAGGGATAAACACAGGTATAGATGCAGCAGTACTGGAAAAAACCTATATACTTAAAGATATTTTAAGCCTGAAGTTAAAGCTTGACCACTTAAATAAAAAACTAAAGTATTACCTGGACAGGATAGAGTGTTCAAAATATCTACTGAGTATACCGGGAGTCGGCATAGTCACCGCAGCCGGATTTCTAGGCGAGGTTGGAGATATCTCAAAATACAAAAGCGCAAAGGAGATAATAAAGATGGCTGGGCTTAATCTTGTTGAGATATCCTCAGGGATAAAGAAAGGCAAAAAGAAGATATCAAAAAGAGGAAATAATAGACTTAGATGTCTTCTTTACCAGTGCGCAATAGTAGCAATATCTAAAAACAGCCAGCTCAAGAGATACTATTGCTATCAGGCAGAGATAAAAAATAAGATGAAGATGGTAATAGCAGTGCAGTGCAAGCTGGCAAGAATAATGTTTGCTCTTTTAAAACATAAAAAATATTATGACCCTGAAGAAGTTTTAAAAAGTATGGTTGCCCAAGAGGTAGCTTAG
- a CDS encoding NifB/NifX family molybdenum-iron cluster-binding protein, protein MKIAISTDNNMVSPHFGRCPQFTIVDIEDDKVKDRTTINNPGHHPGYLPQFLSEAGVNCIVAGGMGSRAEELFKQAGIDTILGVKGEIPVVIDKLAAGTLNGGQSICGPGAGRGYGIDKTECEHEEE, encoded by the coding sequence ATGAAAATTGCTATTTCTACTGATAATAATATGGTGTCGCCCCATTTCGGCAGATGCCCCCAGTTTACTATAGTAGATATTGAAGATGATAAGGTAAAAGACAGGACAACTATCAACAATCCCGGTCATCATCCAGGATATCTGCCGCAGTTTTTATCAGAAGCCGGGGTTAACTGTATTGTGGCTGGTGGAATGGGGTCCAGAGCCGAAGAATTATTCAAACAGGCTGGTATTGATACCATATTAGGAGTTAAGGGAGAAATTCCCGTGGTAATAGATAAGCTGGCAGCCGGCACCTTAAATGGCGGCCAGAGCATATGTGGCCCCGGAGCGGGAAGGGGTTACGGAATTGATAAAACTGAATGTGAACATGAGGAGGAATAA
- a CDS encoding DUF134 domain-containing protein encodes MWNQYGKRMSARPRIKKIVDSLPLYVLYKPMGVDEENLETESLTLEEVEALKLKDGQDLKQVEAAKQMGISRSTFQRLLHSARKKVVNSLLEGKAIKFEGGNYIANENIISSKCTKGNYHFFIKKSDLKGQQYKLSKIKCPKCGKKLVDFK; translated from the coding sequence ATGTGGAACCAGTATGGTAAGAGAATGAGTGCCAGACCAAGAATAAAAAAAATAGTTGATAGTCTGCCCCTGTATGTGCTGTACAAGCCTATGGGGGTTGATGAAGAGAATCTGGAAACTGAAAGCCTGACCCTGGAAGAGGTTGAGGCCTTAAAGCTTAAGGATGGGCAGGACTTAAAACAGGTTGAAGCAGCCAAGCAGATGGGTATATCCAGGTCTACTTTCCAACGGCTGCTTCATTCTGCCCGGAAAAAGGTTGTAAATTCTCTACTGGAAGGCAAAGCCATTAAGTTTGAAGGTGGAAATTATATAGCCAATGAGAACATAATAAGCTCAAAATGCACTAAGGGAAATTACCACTTTTTTATAAAGAAAAGTGATCTCAAGGGCCAGCAATACAAGCTCAGTAAAATAAAATGTCCCAAGTGCGGCAAGAAGCTGGTTGATTTTAAATAA
- a CDS encoding NifB/NifX family molybdenum-iron cluster-binding protein: MIIAISSTGTSLESNVDARFGRCPFFIFYDTENDSFEHVSNEARGAMGGAGIQTGQMIANKGAKAVITGNVGPNAFRVLSTGKVKIYTGVSGKVSEAVEKFKAGQLTETTAPNVTSHFGMGGGGRS; encoded by the coding sequence ATGATTATTGCAATTTCGTCTACTGGTACCAGTCTGGAATCTAATGTTGATGCCAGATTTGGAAGATGTCCATTTTTTATATTTTACGATACGGAAAATGATAGCTTTGAACATGTATCCAATGAAGCCAGAGGAGCCATGGGTGGAGCAGGGATACAGACAGGTCAAATGATTGCCAATAAAGGAGCCAAAGCGGTTATTACCGGAAATGTTGGCCCTAATGCTTTCCGGGTACTGTCCACAGGTAAAGTAAAAATTTATACAGGAGTTTCAGGAAAGGTAAGTGAGGCTGTAGAAAAATTTAAGGCAGGCCAGCTTACAGAAACCACTGCACCCAATGTTACTTCACACTTTGGCATGGGTGGAGGAGGTAGAAGTTAA
- a CDS encoding (4Fe-4S)-binding protein, with protein MIISVASGKGGTGKTTVACNLALAVGYCQLMDYDVEAPNTSFFIKPDIKHIQKVSIKQPYFLTETGADFSKCAEFCHYNAVAVIGEEVILFPELCHGCGGCLLVGPKQAVREKDVVVGEVKKGVAKPNINYYMGDLRPGSMRTVSLQSALDKDIIKSELVIIDCPPGTSCSMVFSVKDCDYCILVTEPTPYGLNDLQLSVEVLKDMGKPFGVVINRDGIGDDQVEKYCRDNYIQVLAKIPNDIEIARYYSRGDSIIDYNPEYRQVFENILKDIEKELEL; from the coding sequence TTGATAATATCAGTTGCTAGCGGTAAAGGTGGTACCGGAAAGACTACAGTTGCCTGCAATCTGGCTCTGGCTGTAGGTTACTGCCAGTTAATGGATTATGATGTAGAGGCTCCCAATACCAGTTTTTTTATCAAGCCGGATATAAAGCATATCCAGAAGGTATCCATAAAGCAGCCTTATTTCTTAACTGAAACCGGTGCTGATTTCAGCAAGTGTGCAGAATTTTGCCACTATAATGCGGTAGCGGTAATAGGAGAGGAAGTTATACTCTTTCCCGAGCTATGCCATGGCTGCGGCGGCTGCCTGCTGGTGGGCCCCAAACAAGCAGTTAGAGAAAAGGATGTAGTGGTGGGTGAAGTAAAAAAGGGAGTAGCCAAGCCCAATATTAATTATTATATGGGGGATCTCAGACCCGGTTCCATGCGTACGGTTTCGTTACAGTCAGCTTTGGATAAGGATATAATCAAGTCTGAACTGGTAATTATAGACTGCCCTCCAGGGACTTCCTGTTCCATGGTATTTTCAGTAAAGGATTGTGATTACTGTATACTGGTAACCGAACCTACGCCTTACGGCCTTAATGACCTCCAGCTTTCTGTAGAGGTGCTCAAAGATATGGGCAAACCTTTTGGTGTGGTTATAAACAGGGATGGGATTGGAGATGACCAGGTTGAAAAATATTGCCGGGACAATTACATACAGGTACTGGCTAAAATACCCAATGACATTGAAATTGCCCGTTATTATTCCAGGGGAGACTCCATTATTGATTATAATCCGGAATACAGGCAGGTATTTGAGAATATATTAAAGGATATAGAAAAGGAATTGGAATTATGA
- a CDS encoding ATP-binding protein, with product MKQLTIISGKGGTGKTTVASNFINMANDHIAVDCDVDAANLHILLEPKIINQEEFSGGAIATVTGECINCGKCEELCRFEAITDSETDIKIDDIRCEGCGVCVYACPTDALELKPSVQGTSFISETDFCPMVHAKLVPGAENSGLLITKIRNMAEDIANEKDLKLVMIDGAPGIGCPVISSLNGVDAALIVTEPTLSAISDFKKVYQVAKIFDIKVFACINKYDLNQENSLQIEDFCRGNDIEMIGKIPYDDQVSIYLSLKKFIVDNQQSEAAMEIKRMWETLKEYLYQ from the coding sequence ATGAAACAGCTGACCATTATCAGTGGAAAGGGCGGTACCGGAAAGACTACGGTTGCTTCCAATTTTATAAACATGGCCAATGACCATATTGCTGTAGATTGTGATGTGGATGCTGCCAATCTGCATATTTTGCTGGAGCCGAAAATAATAAACCAGGAAGAGTTCAGCGGAGGGGCTATAGCTACTGTTACCGGTGAGTGTATTAATTGCGGGAAATGTGAAGAATTGTGTAGGTTTGAAGCCATAACTGATTCAGAAACAGATATTAAGATTGATGACATAAGGTGTGAAGGCTGTGGGGTATGCGTGTATGCCTGTCCTACTGACGCCCTGGAGCTTAAACCTTCAGTACAAGGTACAAGCTTTATATCAGAGACTGATTTCTGTCCCATGGTTCATGCCAAACTTGTACCCGGTGCTGAAAATTCCGGTCTGCTTATAACCAAAATAAGGAATATGGCCGAGGATATTGCCAATGAAAAAGACCTGAAGCTGGTCATGATTGACGGCGCCCCCGGCATAGGATGCCCGGTTATTTCTTCACTGAACGGGGTAGATGCAGCCCTGATTGTAACCGAGCCTACACTTTCCGCTATCAGTGACTTTAAAAAGGTATACCAGGTAGCAAAAATATTCGACATAAAGGTATTTGCATGCATCAATAAATATGATCTGAACCAGGAGAACAGTTTGCAGATAGAAGATTTCTGCAGGGGAAATGATATAGAAATGATAGGCAAGATACCCTATGATGATCAGGTTTCCATTTATTTATCCCTGAAAAAATTTATAGTTGATAACCAGCAAAGTGAAGCAGCTATGGAAATTAAAAGGATGTGGGAAACATTAAAGGAATACTTGTACCAATAA
- a CDS encoding ARMT1-like domain-containing protein, whose amino-acid sequence MKLNLKCIPCYVNQVMQAAELLQVDEETKEKMAREALEAVSNFKMGEHAFYTFNLAQDVVRKHEPKKDPYRKLKKKYNRICLHLEPKVRKKIADSEDKFETALRIAIAGNIIDFVQQPDMDEGIVQETIEQALVQPLNKEKIKLLKQEIDKAGHILYVGDNTGEIVFDKVFIEQIGPDKVTFVVRGGPTINDATMEDAKEVGLTKLVKVITTGTDLPGAMVGLASPQFREAFNQADLIIAKGQGNYEALNEEKKNIFFLLKVKCPVIAESMGNRYQVGDIVVDTAL is encoded by the coding sequence ATGAAGTTAAACCTAAAGTGTATACCATGTTATGTAAACCAGGTAATGCAGGCAGCAGAACTTCTGCAGGTAGACGAAGAGACTAAAGAAAAAATGGCCAGAGAGGCTCTGGAGGCAGTATCCAATTTTAAAATGGGAGAGCATGCCTTTTATACCTTTAATCTGGCCCAGGATGTGGTAAGGAAACATGAACCCAAAAAGGATCCTTACCGGAAACTGAAAAAAAAATACAACCGGATATGTCTTCATCTGGAACCAAAAGTAAGAAAAAAGATAGCCGATTCTGAAGATAAGTTTGAAACAGCCTTAAGAATAGCCATTGCCGGAAATATTATAGACTTTGTCCAGCAACCGGATATGGATGAAGGAATAGTGCAGGAAACTATTGAGCAGGCGCTGGTTCAGCCCCTGAATAAGGAAAAAATAAAATTACTGAAACAGGAAATAGATAAAGCCGGTCATATTTTATATGTGGGTGATAACACCGGTGAAATAGTTTTTGACAAGGTGTTTATAGAACAAATTGGACCTGATAAGGTAACTTTTGTGGTAAGGGGTGGCCCAACCATAAATGATGCGACCATGGAAGATGCCAAAGAAGTGGGTTTGACCAAACTGGTAAAAGTTATCACTACCGGTACTGATCTTCCGGGAGCAATGGTGGGCCTGGCATCTCCCCAGTTCAGGGAAGCATTTAACCAGGCAGATTTGATCATTGCTAAAGGCCAGGGTAATTACGAAGCCTTGAATGAAGAAAAGAAAAATATTTTCTTTCTGCTAAAAGTAAAATGCCCGGTAATAGCT